In a genomic window of Zingiber officinale cultivar Zhangliang chromosome 9B, Zo_v1.1, whole genome shotgun sequence:
- the LOC122025009 gene encoding phosphatidylinositol/phosphatidylcholine transfer protein SFH9-like isoform X2, with protein sequence MIASSSKISSASGEGVRKRSRGKRVEAPAPALALAPAADEESTVEAFRTALLDRNLLPHRHDDYHTMRRFLKARGFNIEKAIQMWTEMIKWRMDFSTDTILQDFLFTELDEVLNCYPHGFHGVDKEGRPVYIERLGKVDPNKLLSVTSVERFIKYHVQGIEKVLAEKYPACSVASGRHIDTMTTILDVQGVNWLSVGKLARDVVLKIQKIDSDNYPEILYKLFIVNAGSGFRLLWNTIKGLIDPRTSAKIVVLGDAYQNTLLELIEMSQLPDFLGGSCTCSKEGGCLRSNKGPWSNPDIMKVVHSGSLSTRSRSSSFGEKRLVRQVAMSKNNNSQSESGFKDMGFPIQSVSQLDQHSIPEHENQSPIKPNEDEASNSLSSQTKSSRSGDGPTNNSTSKYSSSSSSSSSSSSSSSNFFILVIGAVSNFIKKLLAILYLFCHLRNGALTLLSMLLSDHHRLEPAKTDYVNHLPTHGVAAINVLPYLERLQKLEELVSEINKKPTRIPQDKDNMILESLNRIQSIEHDLKKTKDVVKVTSQKQVQLEESLENLKETALQSKSCWFKEPRASRDTF encoded by the exons ATGATCGCCTCTTCATCGAAGATAAGCAGCGCCTCCGGGGAGGgcgtgaggaagcgaagcagAGGGAAGCGGGTCGAGGCGCCGGCGCCGGCGCTGGCGCTGGCTCCGGCAGCGGATGAGGAGAGCACCGTGGAGGCGTTTCGGACCGCTCTTCTCGATCGGAATCTGCTGCCGCACCGCCACGACGATTATCACACCATGAGGCG ATTTTTGAAGGCACGCGGATTTAATATTGAAAAAGCTATTCAAATGTGGACAGAGATGATTAAGTGGAGGATGGACTTTAGTACTGATACTATTTTACAA GACTTCTTGTTCACTGAATTAGATGAAGTTCTTAATTGCTATCCACATGGTTTTCATGGTGTGGACAAAGAAGGTAGACCTGTGTATATAGAAAGACTTGGAAAAGTTGACCCCAACAAACTTCTTTCTGTCACTAGTGTTGAAAGATTTATAAAGTACCATGTTCAGGGCATAGAGAAGGTCCTTGCTGAAAAATACCCAGCATGCTCTGTTGCATCTGGAAGACATATAGATACAATGACAACAATTTTAGATGTACAAGGAGTG AACTGGTTAAGTGTTGGCAAGTTAGCTCGCGACGTTGTACTGAAAATTCAGAAAATTGACAGTGACAATTACCCAGAG ATACTGTATAAGTTGTTCATTGTTAATGCTGGAAGTGGTTTCAGATTACTTTGGAACACCATCAAAGGCTTAATTGATCCAAGGACATCAGCAAAGATAGTG GTACTTGGAGATGCATACCAGAATACACTACTTGAATTAATTGAGATGAG TCAACTACCTGATTTTCTTGGTGGTTCTTGCACTTGCTCAAAAGAGGGAGGCTGCCTTAGATCCAATAAAGGTCCATGGAGCAACCCTGATATAATGAAA GTAGTTCATTCAGGTAGCTTAAGCACAAGAAGTCGCAGCAGTTCATTTGGTGAGAAAAGGCTGGTTCGCCAG GTTGCAATGTCCAAAAACAACAACAGTCAATCGGAATCAGGTTTTAAAGATATGGGCTTTCCTATTCAGTCTGTCTCCCAACTGGATCAACATTCAATTCCAGAGCATGAAAAT CAATCGCCAATCAAGCCAAATGAGGATGAAGCTTCCAACAGCTTATCTAGCCAAACCAAATCCTCTAGATCTGGAG ATGGTCCAACTAATAATTCCACATCAAAGTACTCTTCCTCgtcatcatcatcgtcatcatcttcatcatcatcttcCAATTTCTTTATATTAGTGATAGGAGCTGTCAGCAACTTCATTAAGAAATTGCTTgcaattttgtatttattttgtcaCCTAAGGAATGGAGCATTGACTCTTCTTAGCATGTTGTTATCGGATCATCATAGATTAGAACCAGCAAAAACAGATTATGTCAACCACCTGCCTACACATGGAGTTGCAGCAATCAATGTTCTGCCATACTTGGAGAGGCTGCAGAAGTTAGAAGAATTAGTGAGTGAGATAAACAAGAAACCTACAAGGATCCCACAAGATAAAGACAACATGATTTTGGAGTCGCTGAACCGTATCCAGTCTATAGAGCATGACCTAAAGAAGACAAAGGAT GTTGTGAAAGTGACCTCACAGAAACAAGTTCAACTGGAAGAATCACTGGAGAATTTGAAAGAGACTGCTTTACAA AGCAAGTCATGCTGGTTTAAGGAACCCAGAGCTTCCAGAGATACATTTTAA
- the LOC122025009 gene encoding phosphatidylinositol/phosphatidylcholine transfer protein SFH9-like isoform X1: MIASSSKISSASGEGVRKRSRGKRVEAPAPALALAPAADEESTVEAFRTALLDRNLLPHRHDDYHTMRRFLKARGFNIEKAIQMWTEMIKWRMDFSTDTILQDFLFTELDEVLNCYPHGFHGVDKEGRPVYIERLGKVDPNKLLSVTSVERFIKYHVQGIEKVLAEKYPACSVASGRHIDTMTTILDVQGVNWLSVGKLARDVVLKIQKIDSDNYPEILYKLFIVNAGSGFRLLWNTIKGLIDPRTSAKIVVLGDAYQNTLLELIEMSQLPDFLGGSCTCSKEGGCLRSNKGPWSNPDIMKVRTLDVVHSGSLSTRSRSSSFGEKRLVRQVAMSKNNNSQSESGFKDMGFPIQSVSQLDQHSIPEHENQSPIKPNEDEASNSLSSQTKSSRSGDGPTNNSTSKYSSSSSSSSSSSSSSSNFFILVIGAVSNFIKKLLAILYLFCHLRNGALTLLSMLLSDHHRLEPAKTDYVNHLPTHGVAAINVLPYLERLQKLEELVSEINKKPTRIPQDKDNMILESLNRIQSIEHDLKKTKDVVKVTSQKQVQLEESLENLKETALQSKSCWFKEPRASRDTF, from the exons ATGATCGCCTCTTCATCGAAGATAAGCAGCGCCTCCGGGGAGGgcgtgaggaagcgaagcagAGGGAAGCGGGTCGAGGCGCCGGCGCCGGCGCTGGCGCTGGCTCCGGCAGCGGATGAGGAGAGCACCGTGGAGGCGTTTCGGACCGCTCTTCTCGATCGGAATCTGCTGCCGCACCGCCACGACGATTATCACACCATGAGGCG ATTTTTGAAGGCACGCGGATTTAATATTGAAAAAGCTATTCAAATGTGGACAGAGATGATTAAGTGGAGGATGGACTTTAGTACTGATACTATTTTACAA GACTTCTTGTTCACTGAATTAGATGAAGTTCTTAATTGCTATCCACATGGTTTTCATGGTGTGGACAAAGAAGGTAGACCTGTGTATATAGAAAGACTTGGAAAAGTTGACCCCAACAAACTTCTTTCTGTCACTAGTGTTGAAAGATTTATAAAGTACCATGTTCAGGGCATAGAGAAGGTCCTTGCTGAAAAATACCCAGCATGCTCTGTTGCATCTGGAAGACATATAGATACAATGACAACAATTTTAGATGTACAAGGAGTG AACTGGTTAAGTGTTGGCAAGTTAGCTCGCGACGTTGTACTGAAAATTCAGAAAATTGACAGTGACAATTACCCAGAG ATACTGTATAAGTTGTTCATTGTTAATGCTGGAAGTGGTTTCAGATTACTTTGGAACACCATCAAAGGCTTAATTGATCCAAGGACATCAGCAAAGATAGTG GTACTTGGAGATGCATACCAGAATACACTACTTGAATTAATTGAGATGAG TCAACTACCTGATTTTCTTGGTGGTTCTTGCACTTGCTCAAAAGAGGGAGGCTGCCTTAGATCCAATAAAGGTCCATGGAGCAACCCTGATATAATGAAAGTAAGAACATTGGAT GTAGTTCATTCAGGTAGCTTAAGCACAAGAAGTCGCAGCAGTTCATTTGGTGAGAAAAGGCTGGTTCGCCAG GTTGCAATGTCCAAAAACAACAACAGTCAATCGGAATCAGGTTTTAAAGATATGGGCTTTCCTATTCAGTCTGTCTCCCAACTGGATCAACATTCAATTCCAGAGCATGAAAAT CAATCGCCAATCAAGCCAAATGAGGATGAAGCTTCCAACAGCTTATCTAGCCAAACCAAATCCTCTAGATCTGGAG ATGGTCCAACTAATAATTCCACATCAAAGTACTCTTCCTCgtcatcatcatcgtcatcatcttcatcatcatcttcCAATTTCTTTATATTAGTGATAGGAGCTGTCAGCAACTTCATTAAGAAATTGCTTgcaattttgtatttattttgtcaCCTAAGGAATGGAGCATTGACTCTTCTTAGCATGTTGTTATCGGATCATCATAGATTAGAACCAGCAAAAACAGATTATGTCAACCACCTGCCTACACATGGAGTTGCAGCAATCAATGTTCTGCCATACTTGGAGAGGCTGCAGAAGTTAGAAGAATTAGTGAGTGAGATAAACAAGAAACCTACAAGGATCCCACAAGATAAAGACAACATGATTTTGGAGTCGCTGAACCGTATCCAGTCTATAGAGCATGACCTAAAGAAGACAAAGGAT GTTGTGAAAGTGACCTCACAGAAACAAGTTCAACTGGAAGAATCACTGGAGAATTTGAAAGAGACTGCTTTACAA AGCAAGTCATGCTGGTTTAAGGAACCCAGAGCTTCCAGAGATACATTTTAA
- the LOC122025009 gene encoding phosphatidylinositol/phosphatidylcholine transfer protein SFH9-like isoform X3 codes for MWTEMIKWRMDFSTDTILQDFLFTELDEVLNCYPHGFHGVDKEGRPVYIERLGKVDPNKLLSVTSVERFIKYHVQGIEKVLAEKYPACSVASGRHIDTMTTILDVQGVNWLSVGKLARDVVLKIQKIDSDNYPEILYKLFIVNAGSGFRLLWNTIKGLIDPRTSAKIVVLGDAYQNTLLELIEMSQLPDFLGGSCTCSKEGGCLRSNKGPWSNPDIMKVRTLDVVHSGSLSTRSRSSSFGEKRLVRQVAMSKNNNSQSESGFKDMGFPIQSVSQLDQHSIPEHENQSPIKPNEDEASNSLSSQTKSSRSGDGPTNNSTSKYSSSSSSSSSSSSSSSNFFILVIGAVSNFIKKLLAILYLFCHLRNGALTLLSMLLSDHHRLEPAKTDYVNHLPTHGVAAINVLPYLERLQKLEELVSEINKKPTRIPQDKDNMILESLNRIQSIEHDLKKTKDVVKVTSQKQVQLEESLENLKETALQSKSCWFKEPRASRDTF; via the exons ATGTGGACAGAGATGATTAAGTGGAGGATGGACTTTAGTACTGATACTATTTTACAA GACTTCTTGTTCACTGAATTAGATGAAGTTCTTAATTGCTATCCACATGGTTTTCATGGTGTGGACAAAGAAGGTAGACCTGTGTATATAGAAAGACTTGGAAAAGTTGACCCCAACAAACTTCTTTCTGTCACTAGTGTTGAAAGATTTATAAAGTACCATGTTCAGGGCATAGAGAAGGTCCTTGCTGAAAAATACCCAGCATGCTCTGTTGCATCTGGAAGACATATAGATACAATGACAACAATTTTAGATGTACAAGGAGTG AACTGGTTAAGTGTTGGCAAGTTAGCTCGCGACGTTGTACTGAAAATTCAGAAAATTGACAGTGACAATTACCCAGAG ATACTGTATAAGTTGTTCATTGTTAATGCTGGAAGTGGTTTCAGATTACTTTGGAACACCATCAAAGGCTTAATTGATCCAAGGACATCAGCAAAGATAGTG GTACTTGGAGATGCATACCAGAATACACTACTTGAATTAATTGAGATGAG TCAACTACCTGATTTTCTTGGTGGTTCTTGCACTTGCTCAAAAGAGGGAGGCTGCCTTAGATCCAATAAAGGTCCATGGAGCAACCCTGATATAATGAAAGTAAGAACATTGGAT GTAGTTCATTCAGGTAGCTTAAGCACAAGAAGTCGCAGCAGTTCATTTGGTGAGAAAAGGCTGGTTCGCCAG GTTGCAATGTCCAAAAACAACAACAGTCAATCGGAATCAGGTTTTAAAGATATGGGCTTTCCTATTCAGTCTGTCTCCCAACTGGATCAACATTCAATTCCAGAGCATGAAAAT CAATCGCCAATCAAGCCAAATGAGGATGAAGCTTCCAACAGCTTATCTAGCCAAACCAAATCCTCTAGATCTGGAG ATGGTCCAACTAATAATTCCACATCAAAGTACTCTTCCTCgtcatcatcatcgtcatcatcttcatcatcatcttcCAATTTCTTTATATTAGTGATAGGAGCTGTCAGCAACTTCATTAAGAAATTGCTTgcaattttgtatttattttgtcaCCTAAGGAATGGAGCATTGACTCTTCTTAGCATGTTGTTATCGGATCATCATAGATTAGAACCAGCAAAAACAGATTATGTCAACCACCTGCCTACACATGGAGTTGCAGCAATCAATGTTCTGCCATACTTGGAGAGGCTGCAGAAGTTAGAAGAATTAGTGAGTGAGATAAACAAGAAACCTACAAGGATCCCACAAGATAAAGACAACATGATTTTGGAGTCGCTGAACCGTATCCAGTCTATAGAGCATGACCTAAAGAAGACAAAGGAT GTTGTGAAAGTGACCTCACAGAAACAAGTTCAACTGGAAGAATCACTGGAGAATTTGAAAGAGACTGCTTTACAA AGCAAGTCATGCTGGTTTAAGGAACCCAGAGCTTCCAGAGATACATTTTAA